GCGACCCCCAACAGCCACACACGTCCGTCGAGTTCGGCGAGCCGCCCCAGCGTGACGGGCTGGTCGGAGTCGACGCTCAGCAGCTTGTCCAGGGGGTCGGGGAGCAGCTTGGCGAGCTCACCCGTGGCCCTGCCGTCCCAGGGCACGAAGAGCCCGATGGGGACGCCCAGCCACACCCCGTTGGGCGCGCCGAGCAGCGCCGCGCCCGCGATCCGCTTGGGGTGGGCGTCGCCGATCGCCGCGTACGCCGCCGCCGCGAGCCCGGCCGCGACCGCCACCAGCAACACCGTGACCAGCGCGGAGGCGGCCGGCCGTACCACCCGGTGGACGGCGTCCCAGCCCTGCGGCAGGGGCGTACGCCGGGAGGCCACCAGAGAGATCACCAGGATTCCGGCCACCCAGGCGGCGCCGCCGAGCAGCGTGGGCACGGTGTCGACGGTGAAGCCCACGGCGGCCTCGGCGTCCACGAGATCGCCGATCTTGTCGGGCAACAGCCCGCCGAGATCTCCCAGCCCACCGGGAAGCTGGTCCGTGATGTCGCCGAGCCCGCCACCGCCCGTGACGCCGTCCGTGACGCCGTCGAGCCCGAGTTCGCTCCCGTCGATCGTGATGACGTCGTGACCGGCCCAGGCGAGCCCGCCGAGCGTCGCCACGAACAGCACGACCACCGCGCCCGCGCGCGCGACGAGTTCGGAGGCCGCGATCACAACTCCCGCCCCACGCAAGGACCGTAGGAAGAACCACGACAACAGCAGCGCGCCGACCAGCCCCACACCCAAGGGCGTGATCTGAAGGGAAGTGGTCGCCTCCGCTCCTTTCAGGCCGAAGGCCGACACATCGCCGGACGGCTTCACCGCACCGTTCGCCCCAAGTGCCACTACCGCAGCGGTCATCGGCCCGAGCGAGCCGGCCGTATCCGCCTCCAGCAGATGCAGGCCGAGCGCGGCCGTGCCCGCCATCCCGATCAACGCCCAGCTCACAGCGGCGATCGCGGACAGGAGTACGTCCCCCCAGGGCACCCTCCTGACACTCCCGCCGTGGTCCACGGTTTCGATGCTCATCGCCAGACCCCCCGATCCGCGCCGCGGCGGTCCACCGCGGATGTCCCCCTCGCGTGGGATTACCACTCTCCGGTCCGGTATCAACCCCGTCAACGAAATCGGGCAACCCGCCCGTACGCATCCTTCACAAGGCCCGACTTTCGGTCAGGGGGCTCCAACTGAAATAGTTCCCCACGATGTTCGACATCCCTAGACTCCCTGTGACGGGGGTAACTCGGGGGACAACTCAGTGGGGCTGGAGTGCCGGAACTCGTACTGGAATTGAATGGACGGACCTGGACGCTCGACACGTCCAGGCCCTACACCCTCGGACGTGATCCGCAGGGAGACATCGTGCTCGACGACGCCAGAGTGTCCTGGCGTCACGCCACGATCAGCTGGGGCGGCCGGAGTTGGGTCATCGAGGACCACGGCAGCACCAACGGCACATTCGTGCAGGGGCAGCGGATCCATCAGATGGAGATCGGCCCCGGCTCGGCCGTGCACCTCGGCAACGCGACCGACGGACCGCGCCTGAACCTGTCCGGCACCGCGGCCGCCGTCGCCTCGCCGCAGCAGGCGCAGCCCCAGCAGCAGACGTACGCCGCCCAGGGGGCGAACCCCGGCTGGGCCCAGCAGGCGCCGCAGCAGCAGGCGCCCGAACAGGGCCGGCAGCAGCCGCAGCAGGCGGGGAAGATCCCGCCGCAGCAGGGACCCGGTGGTGGCGCGGGGGCGCCGCCGGTCTACGGCGACCGCAGCCCGACGACCTTCCACCAGCTGGCCCTCGGCCGCGTGATGCGCATCGGTCGTGCGCTGGAGAACGATCTGGTCGTCTCCGACCTCCAGGTCTCGCGCCACCACGCCGAGTTCCACGCGACGCCCGACGGCCGCTTCGAGATCCGCGACCTCGGCTCGCACAACGGCACGTATGTCAACGGTATGCCGATCGCCAAGGGCGGCTCGGCGCTGCTCGGCCCGAACGACATCGTCGGCGTCGGCCACTCGACGTTCCGTCTCGTCGGCGACCGCCTCGAGGAGTTCGTCGACACCGGTGAGGTCTCCTTCTCGGCCCGCCATCTGACTGTCACGGTCGACGGCGGCAAGCAGATTCTCAAGGACGTCTCCTTCGGCGTCCCCGAGAAGTCGCTCATCGCGGTCATCGGCCCCTCCGGTTCCGGCAAGTCGACGCTCCTGAAGGCGCTCACGGGCTACCGCCCCGCCAACCAGGGTGACGTCCTCTACGACAACCGGAACCTGTACAAGCAGTTCGCCGAACTGCGCCAGCGCATAGGCCTGGTCCCGCAGGACGACATCCTGCACAAGGAACTGTCGGTCAAGAAGGCCCTCACCTACGCGGCCAAGCTGCGCTTCCCCGCCGACACCACGGCCCAGGAGCGCGATGCCCGCATCGACGAGGTGCTGCGCGAGCTGAAGCTGGACATCCACAAGGAGAAGAAGGTCACCTCCCTCTCCGGTGGCCAGCGCAAGCGCGTCTCCGTGGCCCTGGAGCTGCTCACCAAGCCGTCGCTGATCTTCCTGGACGAGCCGACCTCGGGCCTCGACCCGGGCATGGACCGCGATGTCATGCAGCTGCTGCGCGGCCTCGCCGACGACGGCCGTACGGTTCTCGTCGTCACGCACTCGGTGGCCGAGCTGGCCATCTGCGACAAGCTCCTGGTGATGGCGCCCGGCGGCGCGGTGGCGTATTTCGGCCCGCCCGAGGAGGCCCTCAACTTCTTCGGCTACGAGACCTGGGCCGACGTCTTCTCCTCCTTCGAGAACTACCGCGACTACGACTGGGCGGGCCGCTGGAAGGGCTCGCAGCACTACCAGATGTATGCCGCGGACATCGACGCCGTCGCCCCGCAGTCGGTGCACATGCCGCCGCCGCAGGCGATGCGGCCGCCCAAGCCGCAGGGCTGGTTCTCCCAGCTGGGCACGCTGATCAGGCGGTACGTCTCGGTCATCGTGTCCGACAAGGGCTTCCTGGCGCTGACGGTGATCCTTCCGGCGGTGCTCGGCGCGGTGAGCCTGCTCATCGAGCCGGACAAGACCCTGAAGGTGAACACGGCGGTGGGCCCGAACGGTCTGCCCATCCCGAACAGCACGGCCGCCACGGTGCTGCTGATCCTCGCAGTCGGTGCCTGCTTCGCGGGTGCCGCCAACTCCGTCCGTGAGCTGATCAAGGAACGGGTCATCTACGAGCGGGAACGCGCGACCGGGCTGTCGCGCTCCGCGTACCTGATGTCCAAGGTGATCGTCCTGGGCGTGATCACCATGCTGCAGGGCGCCCTGGTCGGCGCGATCGGTTTCCTGAGCCGCGAGAAGCCCGACGAGGGTCTCGTCCTGGGCAAGCTGATCGTGCCGGAACTCTCCCTGCCGATCATGGCGCTGGGCTTCACCTCGATGATGTTCGGGCTGGTCATCTCCTCGCTGGTGAAGACCGCCGAGAAGACCATGCCGCTGCTGGTCATGTTCGCGATCATCCAGGTCGTCTTCACCGGCTGTCTGTTC
This genomic interval from Streptomyces dengpaensis contains the following:
- a CDS encoding FHA domain-containing protein, whose protein sequence is MPELVLELNGRTWTLDTSRPYTLGRDPQGDIVLDDARVSWRHATISWGGRSWVIEDHGSTNGTFVQGQRIHQMEIGPGSAVHLGNATDGPRLNLSGTAAAVASPQQAQPQQQTYAAQGANPGWAQQAPQQQAPEQGRQQPQQAGKIPPQQGPGGGAGAPPVYGDRSPTTFHQLALGRVMRIGRALENDLVVSDLQVSRHHAEFHATPDGRFEIRDLGSHNGTYVNGMPIAKGGSALLGPNDIVGVGHSTFRLVGDRLEEFVDTGEVSFSARHLTVTVDGGKQILKDVSFGVPEKSLIAVIGPSGSGKSTLLKALTGYRPANQGDVLYDNRNLYKQFAELRQRIGLVPQDDILHKELSVKKALTYAAKLRFPADTTAQERDARIDEVLRELKLDIHKEKKVTSLSGGQRKRVSVALELLTKPSLIFLDEPTSGLDPGMDRDVMQLLRGLADDGRTVLVVTHSVAELAICDKLLVMAPGGAVAYFGPPEEALNFFGYETWADVFSSFENYRDYDWAGRWKGSQHYQMYAADIDAVAPQSVHMPPPQAMRPPKPQGWFSQLGTLIRRYVSVIVSDKGFLALTVILPAVLGAVSLLIEPDKTLKVNTAVGPNGLPIPNSTAATVLLILAVGACFAGAANSVRELIKERVIYERERATGLSRSAYLMSKVIVLGVITMLQGALVGAIGFLSREKPDEGLVLGKLIVPELSLPIMALGFTSMMFGLVISSLVKTAEKTMPLLVMFAIIQVVFTGCLFPLNGNPGVNELSYLMPARWAVAAAGTTLDFNRINPHNTADTDPLWDHEAAAWALDMAALFALAAVCAFFVARFLRRHEPEVMRK
- a CDS encoding streptophobe family protein; the protein is MSIETVDHGGSVRRVPWGDVLLSAIAAVSWALIGMAGTAALGLHLLEADTAGSLGPMTAAVVALGANGAVKPSGDVSAFGLKGAEATTSLQITPLGVGLVGALLLSWFFLRSLRGAGVVIAASELVARAGAVVVLFVATLGGLAWAGHDVITIDGSELGLDGVTDGVTGGGGLGDITDQLPGGLGDLGGLLPDKIGDLVDAEAAVGFTVDTVPTLLGGAAWVAGILVISLVASRRTPLPQGWDAVHRVVRPAASALVTVLLVAVAAGLAAAAYAAIGDAHPKRIAGAALLGAPNGVWLGVPIGLFVPWDGRATGELAKLLPDPLDKLLSVDSDQPVTLGRLAELDGRVWLLGVATAVMMLFAGVLTAARTPFVRGAGAAVGGAPGGADVRGGGAVGFAGRCALRLGVVTALALPLLAWLTEVSVDASLSVLGFDAFGAGIVLRGHVGVALLLGAVWGAGAGAVGALLAYVSGAAGRRAVGLAVGGAGAAGATPGVGGEAGPYSPQASYRPPNPDTNPYLRLPDELLRGPDEGPPPPSRKPGGRG